In Cotesia glomerata isolate CgM1 linkage group LG3, MPM_Cglom_v2.3, whole genome shotgun sequence, one genomic interval encodes:
- the LOC123261670 gene encoding uncharacterized protein LOC123261670 isoform X2: MMFFTFVLFMDIIADDQFYTVNITRDFFKPYTNNLIKSTDVLTKDTYISFIESMDSDNALTILKANISIKDIQIWDSKTKNAMNNLCNSSYPAGSIEENVSKIVSATVLGHLECPVSKGTYQTVLYKLDQQTLHFNKPIPCGDYVMDVTLDTADFKRVFDFTFSWTIPLAMNCEKDPSIIK, encoded by the exons atgatgttttttacttttgtactttttatg gacATAATCGCAGATGACCAGTTTTATACAGTGAACATTAcaagagatttttttaaaccttacaccaataatttgataaaatcaacCGACGTTTTAACGAAAGATACATACATATCTTTCATTGAATCAATGGACAGCGATAACGCCTTGACAATC CTAAAAGCTAACATCAGTATCAAAGACATCCAAATCTGGGACTCGAAAACCAAAAATGCGATGAATAATCTTTGTAATAGTTCTTATCCAGCTGGATCTATTGAAGAAAACGTTTCCAAAATTGTGTCCGCTACCGTTTTGGGTCACCTTGAATGTCCGGTATCGAAG GGCACGTATCAAACTGTTCTCTATAAATTAGATCAACAGACTCTTCATTTCAACAAGCCGATTCCTTGCGGCGACTATGTAATGGACGTGACTCTTGACACTGCAGACTTCAAGAGGGTTTTTGACTTTACTTTCAGTTGGACGATACCCCTTGCTATGAATTGTGAAAAAGACCCCTcgatcattaaataa
- the LOC123261670 gene encoding uncharacterized protein LOC123261670 isoform X1, with translation MMFFTFVLFMVIQIFNIKDIIADDQFYTVNITRDFFKPYTNNLIKSTDVLTKDTYISFIESMDSDNALTILKANISIKDIQIWDSKTKNAMNNLCNSSYPAGSIEENVSKIVSATVLGHLECPVSKGTYQTVLYKLDQQTLHFNKPIPCGDYVMDVTLDTADFKRVFDFTFSWTIPLAMNCEKDPSIIK, from the exons atgatgttttttacttttgtactttttatggtgatccaaatttttaatatcaag gacATAATCGCAGATGACCAGTTTTATACAGTGAACATTAcaagagatttttttaaaccttacaccaataatttgataaaatcaacCGACGTTTTAACGAAAGATACATACATATCTTTCATTGAATCAATGGACAGCGATAACGCCTTGACAATC CTAAAAGCTAACATCAGTATCAAAGACATCCAAATCTGGGACTCGAAAACCAAAAATGCGATGAATAATCTTTGTAATAGTTCTTATCCAGCTGGATCTATTGAAGAAAACGTTTCCAAAATTGTGTCCGCTACCGTTTTGGGTCACCTTGAATGTCCGGTATCGAAG GGCACGTATCAAACTGTTCTCTATAAATTAGATCAACAGACTCTTCATTTCAACAAGCCGATTCCTTGCGGCGACTATGTAATGGACGTGACTCTTGACACTGCAGACTTCAAGAGGGTTTTTGACTTTACTTTCAGTTGGACGATACCCCTTGCTATGAATTGTGAAAAAGACCCCTcgatcattaaataa